One genomic region from Rubinisphaera margarita encodes:
- the trpS gene encoding tryptophan--tRNA ligase — protein sequence MRVLSGIQPTGRFHWGNYFGAIHQYIALQNNEQAFYFIADLHALTTVREPDKLREYVRDAAIDLLALGLDPAQATLFVQSDVPEVTELTWLLMTITQMHLLEKCHAYKDKKARGIAADAGLFTYPVLMAADIILYDSDLVPVGNDQIQHIEVTRDLGQRFNHLYDTEVFVLPNAHVLDQTAKVPGTDGEKMSKSYNNTIEIFLPEKQLKKKINSIKTDSLAVEDPKNPETCPVFALYKLFATPEQQEELAGRYRAGGMGYGEAKKLVLDAALEFFGPARERRARLEADSDYVQDVLRQGANTARQKGREVLDRARQASGLTRTPADGIDG from the coding sequence ATGCGAGTGCTTTCCGGCATCCAGCCTACAGGACGGTTTCACTGGGGAAACTATTTTGGAGCCATCCATCAGTACATCGCTCTGCAGAACAATGAGCAGGCGTTCTACTTCATTGCCGATCTGCATGCTCTGACCACGGTTCGCGAACCAGACAAGCTGCGGGAATACGTCCGCGATGCAGCGATCGATCTGCTCGCACTCGGACTCGATCCTGCTCAGGCAACGCTGTTCGTCCAGTCCGACGTGCCAGAAGTGACCGAACTGACCTGGCTGCTGATGACCATCACGCAGATGCATCTGCTCGAAAAGTGCCACGCCTACAAGGACAAGAAAGCCCGGGGCATCGCAGCCGATGCCGGACTGTTTACGTATCCGGTCCTTATGGCCGCCGACATCATTCTTTATGACAGCGATCTGGTGCCGGTCGGGAACGATCAGATCCAGCATATCGAAGTGACCCGTGATCTCGGCCAGCGGTTCAATCACCTCTACGACACCGAAGTCTTCGTGCTGCCGAATGCTCACGTCCTCGATCAGACTGCCAAAGTACCCGGCACCGATGGCGAGAAAATGTCGAAGAGCTACAACAACACCATCGAGATCTTCCTGCCCGAAAAGCAGCTGAAAAAGAAGATTAACTCGATCAAAACCGATTCGCTGGCCGTTGAAGATCCCAAGAATCCGGAGACCTGCCCGGTTTTCGCGTTGTACAAACTGTTTGCGACTCCTGAACAGCAGGAAGAGCTGGCGGGCCGATATCGCGCAGGCGGCATGGGATACGGTGAAGCCAAGAAGCTGGTGCTCGATGCCGCTCTGGAGTTCTTTGGCCCTGCCAGAGAACGACGAGCCCGACTGGAAGCCGATTCCGACTACGTTCAGGATGTGCTGCGGCAGGGAGCGAATACAGCCCGCCAGAAGGGCCGCGAAGTCCTCGACCGCGCCCGCCAGGCGAGCGGCCTGACGCGGACGCCGGCTGACGGAATTGACGGGTAG
- a CDS encoding dihydroorotate dehydrogenase, with product MTEPTLQVRLGRLSLRNPILTASGTFGYAREMASYVDFSSLGGVVPKTVTLEPRIGNPPPRTVETASGMLNSIGLDNDGLDTFIEKHLPYLLQLDTAVVANIAGRTIDEYSVMAGKLAPFSDLAAIELNISCPNVSGGVDFGTNPESTEKVVAACRNACDLPILAKLTPNVTNIVPVAEAAKNGGADAVSLINTLQGMAVNWRARKPILGNVMGGLSGPAIKPVALRIVHQVSRAVDVPIIGIGGISTIDDVLDFLVTGASAVQVGTATFYNPNVSGTLSQQLAVALNSEGISDVNQLIGSLRLDAQPKSPTLQKTTIPETL from the coding sequence GTGACTGAACCAACTCTGCAAGTGCGTCTGGGGCGACTCTCGCTGCGTAACCCCATCCTGACGGCCTCCGGGACGTTCGGCTACGCGCGCGAAATGGCTTCGTACGTCGATTTCTCGTCGTTAGGCGGCGTCGTTCCCAAAACGGTTACGCTCGAACCGCGCATCGGCAATCCGCCTCCGCGGACTGTCGAAACCGCGTCCGGGATGCTGAACTCGATCGGCCTCGATAACGATGGCCTCGATACGTTCATTGAAAAGCATCTGCCATATCTGCTCCAACTCGACACTGCCGTCGTGGCCAACATCGCCGGACGAACCATTGACGAATACAGTGTGATGGCCGGGAAACTGGCCCCCTTTTCCGATCTGGCGGCCATCGAACTCAACATCTCCTGCCCCAACGTGAGTGGGGGCGTCGACTTCGGCACCAATCCGGAATCGACCGAGAAAGTTGTCGCGGCCTGTCGGAACGCCTGCGATCTGCCCATTCTCGCCAAGCTGACTCCGAACGTGACCAACATTGTTCCCGTCGCCGAAGCCGCGAAAAATGGCGGAGCGGACGCGGTTTCGCTGATCAACACGCTGCAGGGCATGGCGGTCAACTGGCGGGCCCGCAAGCCGATTCTGGGTAACGTCATGGGCGGTCTCAGTGGACCGGCCATCAAACCGGTCGCGCTGCGCATCGTGCATCAGGTGTCCCGTGCGGTCGACGTGCCCATCATCGGCATCGGCGGAATCTCGACCATCGATGATGTCCTGGACTTCCTGGTGACGGGAGCCTCCGCCGTACAGGTTGGAACCGCCACCTTCTATAACCCGAACGTCTCGGGGACACTATCGCAGCAGCTGGCCGTCGCTCTGAACTCCGAAGGCATTTCGGATGTCAATCAGTTGATTGGCTCCCTGCGGCTCGATGCCCAGCCGAAATCGCCCACGCTGCAAAAGACGACCATCCCCGAAACTCTCTAA